A single window of Leclercia adecarboxylata DNA harbors:
- a CDS encoding putative bifunctional diguanylate cyclase/phosphodiesterase gives MLVSQYDQLLVVISFVVAILASYTALNMAGRVVGSTGVAARIWLTGGGIAMGIGIWAMHFIGMLAMDVSMRLNYNLPQTALSMFIAIGASLFALWLVSRDHLRRRRLSTGAVILGTGIVAMHYTGMAALQVEPAIVWDMRWVALSVVIALLASLAALWLTFRLRRDAAQVALMRAGAAVLMGVAIAGMHYTGMKAAQFPVQTHMHHQGVNGSWLAVLVSVVALSILGITLLVSMFDARLQARTALLASSLAEANRELAQLALHDTLTRLPNRVLLEDRLEQAINKADREGKLFALLFMDLDGFKAVNDAYGHDTGDKLLVAVTERLEQPLKGQYTLARIGGDEFVLLAEIDTPNDAASLASSLVHAIDQPFSLELYDLMVTLSVGIAIYPHDGKNQRELMFNADAAMYHTKHMGRNGYHFFQPSMNTLAQKQLQLMNDLWLAQERQELHLVYQPKFQAPVGPIVGFEALLRWQHPSQGLLSPDQFLPLAEKSGLIIPIGNWVIDEACRQLRVWHLEGHTEWSMAVNLSTLQFEQPQLVDTVMNSLARHRIPPHTLILEVTETTAMNNPDESVRVLTELTQAGVKASIDDFGTGYSSLLYLKKLPACELKIDRAFVKDLNGEGDDATIVSAIVALAKTLNLKVVAEGVETQEQQTFLTELGCNTLQGYLLGKPVSAQTIKALSHDPQAMLAQQI, from the coding sequence ATGCTGGTTAGCCAATACGACCAACTTCTTGTGGTTATCTCTTTTGTTGTCGCCATTCTTGCCTCCTACACCGCCCTGAATATGGCAGGCCGGGTTGTTGGCAGTACGGGCGTCGCGGCACGTATCTGGCTGACGGGCGGCGGTATTGCCATGGGCATCGGCATCTGGGCCATGCATTTTATCGGCATGCTGGCGATGGATGTCTCCATGCGGCTGAACTATAACCTGCCGCAAACGGCCCTCTCGATGTTCATTGCTATCGGCGCCTCACTGTTCGCCCTCTGGCTGGTGAGCCGGGATCACTTGCGCAGGCGTCGTTTGTCCACCGGCGCAGTGATTCTGGGCACCGGCATCGTCGCGATGCACTACACCGGAATGGCGGCATTGCAGGTTGAGCCCGCTATCGTCTGGGATATGCGCTGGGTTGCGCTGTCGGTAGTGATTGCCCTGCTCGCCTCGCTGGCCGCCCTGTGGCTCACGTTTCGTCTGCGTCGCGATGCCGCCCAGGTCGCGCTGATGCGTGCGGGCGCCGCCGTGCTGATGGGCGTTGCCATTGCCGGCATGCACTACACGGGGATGAAGGCCGCCCAGTTCCCGGTTCAGACCCATATGCATCATCAGGGCGTAAACGGCAGCTGGCTGGCGGTGCTGGTGAGCGTCGTTGCGCTCTCCATTCTGGGCATTACGCTGCTGGTCTCGATGTTTGATGCCAGGCTACAGGCCCGCACCGCCCTTCTGGCCTCGTCGCTGGCGGAAGCGAACCGCGAACTGGCGCAGCTGGCGCTGCACGACACGCTCACGCGCCTGCCAAACCGCGTCCTGCTGGAGGACCGTCTTGAACAGGCGATTAACAAAGCCGATCGCGAAGGGAAGCTCTTCGCGCTGCTGTTTATGGATTTGGACGGCTTCAAAGCCGTCAACGATGCCTACGGGCATGACACCGGCGATAAGCTGCTGGTTGCCGTTACCGAACGTCTGGAACAGCCGCTGAAAGGTCAGTACACCCTTGCCCGTATTGGCGGCGACGAGTTTGTGCTGCTGGCCGAGATCGATACCCCGAATGATGCCGCATCGCTGGCAAGCTCGCTGGTGCATGCGATCGACCAACCCTTCAGCCTTGAGCTGTACGACCTGATGGTGACCCTCAGCGTGGGGATTGCTATCTATCCGCACGATGGTAAAAACCAGCGGGAGCTGATGTTTAACGCCGATGCGGCGATGTACCACACCAAGCATATGGGGCGTAACGGCTACCATTTCTTCCAGCCGTCGATGAATACCCTGGCGCAGAAACAGCTGCAGCTGATGAACGATCTCTGGCTGGCGCAGGAGCGCCAGGAACTGCATCTGGTTTATCAGCCGAAGTTCCAGGCCCCGGTTGGCCCCATCGTTGGCTTTGAGGCCTTGCTGCGCTGGCAGCATCCTTCGCAGGGGTTGTTATCCCCTGACCAGTTCCTGCCGCTGGCAGAAAAGAGCGGGCTGATTATTCCTATCGGCAACTGGGTGATCGATGAGGCCTGTCGCCAGCTCCGCGTCTGGCATCTTGAAGGGCATACAGAATGGTCGATGGCGGTGAACCTCTCCACGCTACAGTTTGAACAGCCCCAGCTGGTAGATACGGTGATGAACAGCCTGGCGCGACACCGAATTCCGCCCCATACCCTGATCCTGGAAGTGACCGAGACGACGGCCATGAATAACCCGGATGAGAGCGTGCGGGTGCTGACCGAACTGACGCAGGCGGGGGTGAAAGCGTCCATCGATGATTTTGGTACGGGCTATTCCAGCCTGCTGTACCTGAAAAAGCTGCCGGCCTGTGAGCTGAAAATCGATCGGGCGTTTGTCAAAGATCTCAACGGCGAAGGTGACGATGCCACTATCGTTTCCGCCATTGTGGCGCTGGCAAAGACCCTCAACCTGAAGGTGGTTGCCGAAGGGGTGGAAACCCAGGAGCAACAAACGTTTTTGACCGAGCTGGGGTGTAACACCTTGCAAGGTTATCTGCTGGGAAAACCCGTTTCGGCGCAGACCATTAAGGCCCTGAGCCACGATCCGCAAGCCATGCTGGCGCAGCAAATCTGA
- the envR gene encoding acrEF/envCD operon transcriptional regulator, protein MARKTKAEAQKTRQLLIEAAIEQFAVRGVANTTLTDIADAASLTRGAVYWHFSSKTEIFNAIWQEQCPLREIIRGLLSQGKEDDPLVILRELFVTALQYIARDRRQRTLLQILYHKCEFESGMISEYEIRERIGFNYENVRQILKKCIAAGRISTQINIDMTLIVFHGFFCGLIKNWLMSPERLDLYQQAPELVDNILSTLPAAPAARRFFEAAS, encoded by the coding sequence ATGGCGCGCAAAACGAAGGCCGAGGCGCAGAAGACACGCCAGTTGTTGATTGAGGCAGCGATCGAGCAGTTTGCCGTACGGGGTGTGGCAAACACCACGCTGACCGATATTGCTGATGCCGCCAGCCTGACCCGGGGGGCCGTTTACTGGCATTTCAGCAGCAAAACGGAGATATTTAATGCCATCTGGCAGGAGCAATGCCCGCTGCGCGAGATAATCCGCGGTTTGTTATCTCAGGGAAAAGAGGACGATCCGTTGGTTATTTTACGAGAACTGTTTGTTACCGCTTTGCAATATATTGCCCGGGATCGTCGCCAGCGCACGCTATTGCAGATCCTGTATCACAAATGCGAATTTGAATCGGGCATGATTTCAGAATATGAAATTCGGGAGCGGATCGGCTTCAACTATGAAAACGTTCGCCAAATCCTGAAAAAATGCATTGCGGCAGGGCGTATTTCAACGCAGATCAATATCGATATGACGTTAATTGTTTTTCACGGTTTTTTTTGCGGGCTGATTAAGAACTGGTTAATGAGCCCGGAAAGGCTGGATCTGTATCAACAGGCCCCGGAGCTGGTGGATAACATTCTCTCGACGTTACCGGCGGCCCCGGCGGCGCGCCGGTTTTTTGAGGCCGCCTCGTAG
- a CDS encoding efflux RND transporter periplasmic adaptor subunit — MTPHFRYLPLSGFIIGAALLVGCDDHSEQAQQPPSPQVVVHVVKSAPLVVTTELPGRTDAYRVAEVRPQVSGIVLKRNFTEGSDVKAGESLYQIDPATYQAAFDSASGELAKAQAAANIAHLTVKRYLPLMGTQYVSKQEYDQSVATARQADASVIAAKAAVETARINLAYTKVTSPISGRIGKSSVTEGALVANGQASALATVQQLDPIYVDVTQSSNDFMRLKQSSLQTGDGASSVQLLMENGQPYPLKGSLQFSDVTVDESTGSITLRAIFPNPQHILLPGMFVRARIDEGTQPHAILVPQQGVTRTPRGEASVMVVNAKNQAEARSVVAPQAIGDQWLIADGLQEGDRVIVSGLQKVRPGVAVIATPDTAAQKAG, encoded by the coding sequence ATGACGCCTCATTTCAGGTATTTACCCTTATCCGGTTTTATCATCGGTGCCGCATTACTCGTGGGTTGTGATGACCACAGTGAACAAGCCCAGCAGCCGCCTTCACCGCAGGTTGTGGTCCATGTTGTGAAAAGCGCACCGCTGGTTGTTACCACCGAACTGCCAGGCCGTACCGATGCGTATCGCGTCGCAGAGGTTCGCCCCCAGGTGAGCGGCATTGTCCTGAAGCGCAACTTTACCGAGGGCAGCGACGTAAAAGCAGGGGAATCGCTGTATCAGATCGATCCGGCCACCTATCAGGCTGCCTTTGACAGTGCGTCAGGCGAGCTGGCCAAAGCTCAGGCCGCTGCCAACATCGCCCACCTGACCGTGAAACGCTATTTACCGCTCATGGGCACCCAGTACGTCAGTAAGCAGGAGTACGATCAGTCCGTTGCCACTGCCCGGCAGGCCGATGCTTCGGTGATTGCGGCCAAGGCGGCCGTCGAGACCGCGCGCATTAATCTGGCTTATACCAAAGTGACATCCCCTATCAGCGGGCGTATCGGCAAATCCAGCGTCACCGAAGGAGCGCTGGTGGCGAACGGCCAGGCCTCGGCGCTGGCTACGGTGCAGCAGCTGGATCCGATTTATGTCGATGTGACCCAATCCAGCAACGATTTTATGCGTCTTAAGCAGTCCAGCCTGCAGACGGGCGATGGCGCCAGCAGCGTACAGCTGCTGATGGAGAATGGGCAGCCGTACCCGCTGAAAGGCTCGCTGCAGTTCTCCGATGTCACCGTGGACGAGAGCACCGGCTCCATTACCCTGCGGGCGATCTTCCCCAACCCGCAGCATATCCTGTTGCCCGGCATGTTTGTCCGGGCGCGCATTGATGAGGGCACCCAGCCCCACGCCATCCTGGTGCCGCAGCAGGGGGTCACTCGCACCCCACGCGGTGAGGCCAGCGTGATGGTGGTGAATGCGAAAAATCAGGCCGAAGCGCGAAGCGTTGTCGCCCCTCAGGCAATTGGCGATCAATGGCTGATCGCTGACGGCCTGCAGGAGGGCGATCGGGTGATCGTCAGCGGGCTGCAAAAAGTGCGTCCTGGCGTCGCGGTTATCGCAACGCCAGATACCGCCGCGCAGAAAGCGGGATAA
- the fis gene encoding DNA-binding transcriptional regulator Fis, producing the protein MFEQRVNSDVLTVSTVNSQDQVTQKPLRDSVKQALKNYFAQLNGQDVNDLYELVLAEVEQPLLDMVMQYTRGNQTRAALMMGINRGTLRKKLKKYGMN; encoded by the coding sequence ATGTTCGAACAACGCGTAAATTCTGACGTACTGACCGTTTCCACCGTTAACTCTCAGGATCAAGTAACTCAAAAGCCCCTGCGTGACTCGGTTAAACAGGCACTGAAGAACTATTTTGCTCAACTGAATGGTCAGGACGTTAACGACCTGTATGAGCTGGTACTGGCTGAAGTTGAACAGCCCCTGTTGGACATGGTGATGCAATACACCCGCGGTAACCAGACCCGTGCTGCCCTGATGATGGGCATCAACCGTGGTACGCTGCGTAAGAAACTGAAAAAGTACGGCATGAACTAA
- a CDS encoding DUF2556 family protein, with amino-acid sequence MIRKYGWLVVFAISVFLFDALIMQWIELMSTETDKCRNMDSVNPLKLINCSDLD; translated from the coding sequence ATGATCCGTAAGTATGGGTGGTTAGTCGTCTTCGCGATTAGCGTTTTCCTTTTTGATGCACTGATAATGCAGTGGATTGAGTTGATGTCTACGGAAACGGACAAATGCCGCAACATGGATTCGGTGAACCCACTCAAGCTCATCAATTGCTCGGATCTGGATTAA